The Chitinimonas arctica region CCATGGACAGCCGCCGCCCACCCCGGCTGGCTGCCTGGGCCGGTGTGATGGGCATCGTCGGGATGGCCGCCTTACTGCTTTCGCCCGGCTCGGCATGGGATCCCGTGGGCATCGCCGCTGCGCTGGCCGGCGCCGCCTGCATGGCCGCCGGGACCTTCCTGGCCCGGCGCTGGCAGCCGAAGGTGCCCTTGCTGGCCTTTACCGGCTGGCAGTTGCTGGCCGGTGGGCTGATGCTGGTCCCGGTCGCCTTGATCGTTGACCCGCCTTTGCCGGCCTTGAGCCTGGTCCACGTGCTTGGCTATGCCTATCTCTCCCTGTTTGGCGCGCTGCTGGCCTATGCCTTGTGGTTTCGCGGCATCGCCAGGCTATCGCCGGTGGCGGTCTCCTCCCTGGGCCTGCTCAGCCCGTTGACGGCGGTAACCCTTGGCTGGGCGCTACTGGGACAGTCCATGACCGGCGTCTCGCTGCTGGGCCTGCTTATCGTCATCGGCAGCATCCTGGCCGTGCAAAAAGCCAGCCGCCCCGCTAGTTAATCCGCTTTCAACTCCCTTCCCACCGGAAAGCCTACACCATGCACAATCCTATCAAGTCCCTGATCGAATCGCGTGTCTCGACAAACTACTACGACAGCGACCGGCAACTATCCGACGAACAGATCGAAGAATTGGTCCAACTGGCCACCCGCGCCCCGACGGCCTACAACTTCCAGAACTGGAAATTCATCGCGGTCCGCTCGCCCGAGGCCAAGCAACGTCTCGCGGCAGCCTCTTTCGGCCAGCGCAAGGTAGTGGATGCGGCGGTCACCTTTATCATCTGCGGTACCCTGGCGGCACACGAGCAATTGCCATCGGTGCTGCTGCCCTCGGTGAGCGCCGGCATCATCACGCCATCGACCTTCGATACCTGGATCGGCATGGCCCAGCGCTCGCATATCGATAATCCGGTCTTGCAGCGCGACGAAGCCATCCGCTCCGCTTCCCTGGCGGCAATGACGCTGATCCTGGCCGCCCAGGGCATGGGCCTGGCCACCTGCGCGATGAGCGGCTTCGACGCGGAGGCATTGAAGCGGGATTTCACCCTGGCAGCCAACGACCTG contains the following coding sequences:
- a CDS encoding nitroreductase family protein; this encodes MHNPIKSLIESRVSTNYYDSDRQLSDEQIEELVQLATRAPTAYNFQNWKFIAVRSPEAKQRLAAASFGQRKVVDAAVTFIICGTLAAHEQLPSVLLPSVSAGIITPSTFDTWIGMAQRSHIDNPVLQRDEAIRSASLAAMTLILAAQGMGLATCAMSGFDAEALKRDFTLAANDLPVIMVTVGYTAETGNWPQKPRRAVREVMELA
- a CDS encoding EamA family transporter — translated: MTAMQSRNPWLDTLFTALAPVIWGTTYIVTTNLLPPDRPFTAALLRTLPAGLLLALYCRTLPARHEWGRLIALSALNIGFFQALLFVAAYRLPGGLAAVVGAIQPLLVMGMAWAMDSRRPPRLAAWAGVMGIVGMAALLLSPGSAWDPVGIAAALAGAACMAAGTFLARRWQPKVPLLAFTGWQLLAGGLMLVPVALIVDPPLPALSLVHVLGYAYLSLFGALLAYALWFRGIARLSPVAVSSLGLLSPLTAVTLGWALLGQSMTGVSLLGLLIVIGSILAVQKASRPAS